In the genome of Candidatus Reidiella endopervernicosa, one region contains:
- a CDS encoding transglutaminase-like domain-containing protein produces MNQMAKSTCLRAVFAASLILFWIGPSTAYASSYEEAVSRWSSYEDVGKWLNSNFSFDRSRLGSVQKRIRTQGPKGLLARNPSATYDDKAGYCVDSANLALDALNRIDPSYKARWIFVRNGTGKIHHWATGFTVEGKLHVMDFGAGPHWSEMKGIHGPYESLDEYANFLSSLNLQGFSVGEVVWRNQFPGQED; encoded by the coding sequence ATGAACCAAATGGCTAAATCGACTTGCCTTCGGGCAGTTTTTGCAGCTTCACTTATTTTGTTCTGGATAGGTCCGTCGACTGCTTACGCCAGCTCCTATGAAGAAGCCGTTAGTAGATGGTCATCTTATGAGGATGTGGGGAAGTGGCTCAACAGTAACTTTAGCTTCGATAGAAGTAGACTTGGGTCTGTTCAGAAAAGGATTCGCACACAAGGTCCTAAAGGGCTACTGGCGCGCAACCCGTCAGCAACCTATGACGATAAGGCGGGCTATTGTGTCGATTCTGCAAATCTCGCTCTCGATGCCCTTAACCGAATTGACCCGAGTTACAAAGCTCGGTGGATTTTCGTGAGGAACGGTACAGGTAAGATTCATCACTGGGCCACTGGTTTTACTGTTGAGGGAAAATTGCACGTTATGGACTTCGGAGCGGGTCCACATTGGAGTGAGATGAAGGGGATCCACGGCCCCTATGAATCTCTGGATGAATACGCGAACTTTCTCTCCTCTCTGAATCTTCAGGGATTCTCAGTTGGAGAAGTTGTGTGGCGTAATCAGTTTCCGGGACAAGAGGACTGA
- a CDS encoding TVP38/TMEM64 family protein, giving the protein MKNNNLMRLLLLVAIALMIGVFFTFDLGRFLTLEYLQSQRGELLERYHENPFTFIAIYMAIYIAATALSLPGATIMTLAGAAVFGLAVGTVVVSFASTIGATLAFLVARFLLRDAVQSRFADKLGPINAGVEKDGVLYLFTLRLIPIFPFFMINLLMGLTPIKTWKYFLVSQVGMLPGTIVSCRSRDRSAHFESPDPQGAAQGWLLLFFTLGES; this is encoded by the coding sequence ATGAAAAATAATAACCTGATGCGACTGCTGTTGCTGGTCGCCATCGCGCTGATGATCGGCGTCTTTTTTACCTTCGATCTGGGGCGCTTTCTCACCCTGGAGTATCTGCAGTCACAACGTGGTGAGCTGCTAGAGCGCTACCACGAAAATCCATTTACCTTTATCGCCATCTACATGGCGATCTATATTGCAGCCACGGCGCTTTCGCTGCCGGGTGCGACAATTATGACACTAGCGGGTGCAGCCGTATTTGGCCTGGCAGTCGGCACAGTGGTGGTCTCCTTTGCCAGTACCATCGGCGCAACACTTGCCTTTCTAGTAGCCCGTTTTTTACTGCGTGATGCGGTGCAGAGTCGCTTTGCCGACAAGCTTGGCCCGATCAATGCGGGTGTCGAAAAGGATGGCGTGCTCTATCTCTTTACCCTGCGACTGATTCCGATATTCCCCTTCTTTATGATCAATCTGTTGATGGGGCTGACACCGATTAAGACCTGGAAGTACTTTCTCGTTAGTCAGGTCGGCATGTTGCCCGGCACTATCGTCTCATGTAGGTCGCGTGATCGTAGTGCTCATTTCGAATCTCCCGATCCGCAGGGGGCTGCTCAAGGATGGCTGCTGCTATTCTTTACCCTTGGCGAATCGTGA
- a CDS encoding ferrous iron transporter B: MISTKSEVSVPLQSPLFRGDKRLRIALIGQPNSGKSTLFKVVSSTEIYTGELAGTERSYRACSVQIGMDEAMLVDLPSIQSLHNLSDDDQVSLKYLLWGDERPAVSRHESDQPPAPFAAPDVLIQVVDATALDRNLELSLELSSLGRPMVIALNMMDEAREKGIHININALSEELGVPVVPTVALMGHGIADVFKTAVHAVRQGVCPQPQPASKHICDAAKPLSDLLQHPGVHHAFNVPHAFLLMQLVAGDRYFTAEIKEHFSELSADLTRLRGEAEATLPRSLEDELHADRHHRAAVMFEGVTRLGGAHEGSRWKLWLDELFLHPRWGLVGSLLVFAAVLFIVFEVSAWLDSMTAAKLIDAVSVWQPTALTGVVGKAVVDGLIGLVGIVVPYMIPLVVLLVVLEESGVMQRIAFVVDRGFHQIGLHGGVAVPFLLGLGCNVPAISAAAHSTKGHERFVSAVLITFVPCSARSAIILALAGKYLGGLGVFMIFAITVVVIALMGRILTRSHPDPIPGQVQEIPPYALPKLRGVLQTTWLRTSDILTIVTPLLVGGSVVLALLSFVGADAVINKLLMPVTSWWLGLPLVLGVPILFGVLRKELSLLMIYQALGTFEIGTVMDWVQITTFLIFLTFYVPCVSTFAVMLKTLRPREAFYSVGLSVSVALVMSGVIRLLLELFSLLG, translated from the coding sequence GTGATTAGCACTAAAAGTGAAGTCTCGGTTCCCCTTCAGTCCCCCCTGTTTCGTGGCGACAAACGTCTGCGTATTGCGCTGATCGGCCAGCCCAATAGCGGCAAGAGCACCCTCTTTAAGGTGGTATCCAGTACCGAGATCTACACCGGTGAACTGGCCGGTACCGAGCGCAGCTACCGCGCCTGTAGCGTGCAGATAGGCATGGATGAGGCGATGCTGGTCGATCTGCCGAGTATCCAGTCGCTGCACAACCTCTCAGACGATGACCAGGTCTCACTCAAATACCTGCTCTGGGGAGATGAACGTCCCGCCGTCTCTCGCCATGAGTCCGATCAACCACCGGCTCCCTTTGCCGCCCCCGATGTACTCATCCAGGTGGTCGATGCCACTGCGCTCGACCGTAACCTCGAACTTAGTCTCGAACTGAGTTCACTGGGACGGCCAATGGTGATTGCGCTCAACATGATGGATGAGGCGCGCGAGAAGGGGATTCATATCAACATCAACGCGCTCAGCGAGGAGCTGGGTGTACCGGTGGTGCCTACGGTGGCGCTGATGGGTCACGGTATTGCTGATGTCTTTAAAACGGCGGTGCATGCAGTGCGTCAGGGCGTCTGCCCGCAGCCACAGCCGGCCAGCAAACATATCTGCGATGCGGCTAAACCATTGAGCGATCTGCTGCAGCACCCGGGGGTTCATCACGCCTTTAACGTGCCACACGCCTTTCTATTGATGCAGCTGGTGGCCGGTGATCGTTACTTCACTGCCGAGATCAAGGAGCACTTTTCAGAGTTGAGTGCAGATCTGACCCGTCTGCGTGGTGAGGCGGAGGCAACGCTGCCCCGCTCACTGGAGGATGAGCTGCATGCCGACCGGCACCACCGTGCTGCGGTAATGTTCGAGGGGGTGACCCGGCTGGGTGGAGCGCATGAGGGGAGTCGCTGGAAACTGTGGCTCGATGAGCTCTTTCTACATCCGCGTTGGGGTCTGGTCGGTAGCCTGCTGGTCTTCGCGGCAGTGCTCTTTATCGTCTTTGAGGTGAGTGCCTGGCTCGACTCCATGACGGCCGCAAAACTGATCGATGCGGTCTCTGTCTGGCAGCCGACGGCACTAACAGGTGTGGTAGGAAAGGCTGTGGTCGATGGGCTGATCGGTCTGGTCGGCATCGTCGTCCCCTACATGATTCCATTGGTGGTTTTGCTGGTGGTACTGGAGGAGTCGGGGGTGATGCAGCGTATCGCCTTTGTGGTCGACCGTGGTTTTCACCAGATTGGTCTACATGGTGGTGTGGCGGTGCCCTTCCTGCTCGGTCTTGGCTGTAACGTTCCAGCAATCTCCGCAGCAGCGCATTCAACCAAGGGCCACGAACGATTTGTCTCTGCAGTGCTGATCACCTTTGTCCCCTGCTCAGCACGCTCGGCGATCATTCTGGCGCTGGCCGGCAAATATCTAGGTGGCCTGGGTGTCTTTATGATCTTTGCCATCACCGTGGTGGTGATTGCGTTGATGGGGCGCATTTTGACCCGCTCCCATCCTGACCCGATCCCTGGGCAGGTGCAGGAGATTCCTCCCTATGCGCTACCTAAACTGCGTGGTGTGTTGCAGACCACCTGGCTGCGTACCAGTGACATTCTCACCATCGTCACCCCTCTGTTGGTGGGCGGTAGCGTGGTACTCGCACTGCTCAGTTTTGTCGGGGCCGATGCAGTGATCAATAAGCTCCTGATGCCTGTGACCAGCTGGTGGCTCGGCCTTCCGTTGGTGCTGGGTGTGCCGATTCTCTTCGGCGTGTTGCGCAAGGAGCTCTCACTGCTGATGATCTATCAGGCACTCGGCACCTTTGAAATCGGTACGGTGATGGATTGGGTTCAGATCACCACCTTCCTGATCTTCCTCACCTTCTATGTGCCCTGCGTTTCGACCTTTGCGGTGATGTTGAAGACACTCAGGCCACGTGAGGCGTTCTACTCGGTGGGTCTCTCGGTGAGTGTGGCGCTGGTGATGAGTGGCGTGATTCGATTGCTGTTGGAGCTGTTTTCACTGCTCGGTTGA
- a CDS encoding YaiI/YqxD family protein, whose product MHIWVDADACPGVIKEILFRAAERLKVPTTLVANQPLRTPPSKVIKSVRVAAGFDVADNYIVQQLQQGDLVITADIPLASEVIDNGGHALNPRGEFYTTENIRQRLNMRDFMEEMRSTGMVTGGPAALGQSERRAFANELDRFLAKI is encoded by the coding sequence ATGCACATCTGGGTCGATGCCGATGCCTGTCCGGGCGTTATCAAGGAGATTCTTTTTCGCGCTGCTGAGCGGCTGAAGGTACCCACGACATTGGTGGCCAATCAGCCGCTACGCACACCCCCTTCGAAGGTGATCAAGTCGGTACGAGTGGCTGCCGGGTTTGATGTCGCCGATAACTACATCGTGCAGCAGCTACAGCAGGGTGATCTGGTGATCACCGCCGACATCCCACTCGCCTCTGAGGTGATCGATAACGGTGGTCACGCACTCAACCCGCGTGGTGAGTTCTATACCACTGAGAATATTCGTCAGCGGCTCAACATGCGCGACTTCATGGAGGAGATGCGCAGTACCGGTATGGTCACCGGTGGCCCGGCCGCGCTGGGGCAGAGTGAACGTCGCGCCTTTGCTAACGAACTCGACCGATTCCTCGCAAAAATATAG
- a CDS encoding DUF3179 domain-containing protein — protein sequence MQLNLTLIKHRYARWLIYSLLVIAFFPLLMRAINAALPDNGFDLEASLIPSEEIYHGGPPRDGIPAIDKPRFVAAAEATFLKGSDRVLGIDRNGVRKAYPIRILNYHEIVNDHFKDEAVVVTFCPLCGTGMAFEAKLDGKSRSFGVSGLLYNSDVLLYDRETESLWSQILKLSISGPMKGHKLRQLAISHTSWEEWQRGGDSLVLSFDTGFSRDYSRSPYGNYGESESIYFPVAKFDGRYHPKEIVIGVEIDGQFKAYPIKELALGREPLVDIFAGQELEVRFNVELRSGGVFDSAGVELPSLTAYWFAWYAFHPDGEVYSAQ from the coding sequence ATGCAACTCAATCTAACGTTGATTAAACATCGCTATGCGCGTTGGCTGATCTATTCGCTGCTGGTGATCGCATTTTTCCCGCTACTGATGCGTGCGATCAACGCCGCACTGCCCGATAACGGCTTCGATCTCGAAGCATCACTGATCCCAAGCGAAGAGATCTACCATGGCGGACCACCGCGTGATGGCATTCCTGCGATCGACAAACCCAGGTTCGTTGCTGCGGCTGAGGCGACCTTTCTCAAGGGGAGTGATCGAGTCCTTGGGATTGATCGCAATGGCGTGCGCAAGGCCTATCCGATTCGCATCCTGAACTACCATGAAATCGTCAATGATCACTTTAAGGACGAGGCAGTCGTCGTCACCTTCTGCCCACTCTGCGGCACCGGCATGGCCTTTGAGGCGAAACTTGATGGCAAGTCACGCAGTTTTGGTGTCTCAGGGCTGCTCTATAACAGTGATGTATTGCTCTATGATCGTGAGACCGAGTCGCTCTGGTCGCAGATTCTAAAACTCTCCATTAGTGGGCCGATGAAGGGGCATAAGCTCAGACAGCTGGCGATCAGTCACACCAGCTGGGAGGAGTGGCAACGCGGCGGTGATTCGCTGGTGCTCTCATTTGATACCGGTTTCAGTCGTGACTATAGCCGCAGCCCCTATGGAAACTACGGCGAGTCAGAGAGTATCTACTTTCCGGTGGCCAAATTTGATGGTCGCTATCACCCCAAGGAGATCGTGATTGGGGTGGAGATCGACGGTCAGTTCAAGGCCTACCCGATCAAGGAGCTGGCGCTGGGCAGGGAGCCGCTGGTCGATATCTTTGCTGGTCAGGAGTTAGAGGTTCGTTTTAATGTTGAACTCCGCAGTGGCGGTGTGTTTGACAGTGCCGGAGTGGAGCTACCTTCGTTAACTGCCTACTGGTTCGCCTGGTATGCGTTTCATCCAGATGGTGAGGTCTATAGCGCTCAATGA
- a CDS encoding glutathione S-transferase family protein, with the protein MSLCVDGDVSANWLEAETERETGEFKRFDSQFRNWITPDGSVGQSGVGGFKAEAGRYHLYISHACPWAHRALIFRKLKGLESMISLSVVNPLMGDAGWSFEPYPGATDDGVYGARFLSELYTLAAPIYNGIVTVPVLWDKQRNTIVNNESSEIIRMFNSAFEAIGANDYDYYPELLRTEIDTINRAIYDHVNNGVYKVGFASSQLAYKRAFDNLFSALDQLEQCLGERRYLLGELITEADWRLFTTLVRFDAVYVGHFKCNRQRLIDYPNLWAYTRELYQLPGIAETVNFDHIKSHYYRSHHSINPSGIVPEGPELDFWEPHRRERI; encoded by the coding sequence ATGAGCCTCTGTGTCGATGGTGATGTCTCTGCCAACTGGCTGGAGGCGGAGACGGAGCGCGAGACGGGTGAATTCAAACGCTTCGACTCTCAGTTTCGTAACTGGATAACCCCTGATGGTTCGGTAGGCCAGAGTGGCGTGGGCGGTTTTAAGGCCGAGGCAGGGCGTTACCACCTCTATATCTCTCATGCATGCCCCTGGGCACACCGGGCGCTGATATTCAGAAAATTAAAGGGATTGGAGTCGATGATCTCCCTCTCGGTGGTCAATCCGCTGATGGGAGATGCGGGCTGGTCGTTCGAACCCTATCCGGGGGCTACGGATGATGGGGTCTACGGTGCCCGCTTTCTAAGTGAGCTCTATACCCTGGCGGCACCGATCTATAACGGTATCGTCACAGTGCCGGTGTTATGGGATAAACAACGCAATACCATCGTAAATAACGAATCTTCAGAGATTATTCGCATGTTCAATAGCGCCTTCGAAGCCATCGGCGCAAATGACTATGACTACTACCCGGAATTGCTGCGAACTGAGATAGATACCATTAACCGTGCGATTTACGATCATGTAAATAACGGTGTCTATAAGGTGGGTTTTGCCAGCAGTCAGTTGGCCTATAAACGTGCCTTCGATAACCTGTTCTCTGCGCTTGATCAGTTAGAACAGTGTTTGGGCGAGCGGCGCTACCTGCTCGGTGAGCTAATTACCGAGGCCGACTGGCGACTCTTTACCACTCTGGTGCGTTTCGATGCCGTCTACGTTGGCCACTTCAAGTGCAACCGTCAGAGGCTGATCGACTATCCTAATCTGTGGGCCTATACCCGAGAGCTCTATCAGCTGCCGGGTATCGCTGAGACGGTCAATTTCGACCACATCAAGAGTCACTACTACCGAAGTCATCACTCAATCAATCCGAGCGGTATCGTTCCAGAGGGTCCGGAGCTCGATTTCTGGGAACCGCACCGGCGAGAGAGGATCTAA
- a CDS encoding GlcG/HbpS family heme-binding protein, producing MRETVRRSLSALLLLSGATVVNAGDVLTVKTIGMELARDIATESIIACREMGYQVSAVVVDRHGTVQAALRDDLAARFTLQIAEEKANMVVMSGISSGDFRALREDIRPELNHIDGIIVMRGGVQISAAGSRLGAVGVSGAPGGEKDEACALKALAKFEERLEFAD from the coding sequence ATGAGAGAAACTGTTCGTAGATCACTATCGGCACTTTTGTTACTAAGTGGTGCAACTGTTGTAAATGCCGGAGATGTATTGACCGTAAAGACGATCGGTATGGAGCTGGCACGTGATATTGCCACTGAGTCGATTATCGCCTGTCGTGAGATGGGCTATCAGGTGAGTGCGGTGGTGGTCGACCGCCACGGCACGGTACAGGCAGCACTGCGTGACGATCTGGCGGCCCGTTTTACCCTGCAGATCGCAGAGGAGAAGGCGAACATGGTTGTGATGTCGGGCATCAGTTCGGGGGACTTTCGTGCACTTAGGGAGGATATACGTCCAGAACTCAACCATATCGACGGAATTATCGTTATGCGCGGTGGTGTGCAGATCTCGGCAGCCGGCAGTCGTTTGGGTGCCGTTGGCGTGAGTGGTGCCCCAGGTGGTGAGAAGGATGAGGCGTGTGCGCTCAAGGCGCTGGCGAAATTTGAGGAGCGTCTCGAGTTTGCCGACTGA
- a CDS encoding S1 RNA-binding domain-containing protein produces MAEIGKTNRLKVAEKAPYGLYLSAGELGEILLPTRYCPKDAGVGDEVDAFIYYDSDDTLVATTQKPPVEVGGFGLVKCVSIAGPGAFLDWGLQKDLLVPYSEQHRPLEEGRSYVVYAYLDSRSHRIVASTRLDRYLDNTPADYKVGEEVDLLLCEQTDLGFKAIINSAHWGVIFADEIYQKLRYGLRVKGYIKQVRDDGKINLSLQKVGYKRVDDLSERILTMLKAEGGMLAVSDKSPPETINKLFGVSKKAFKMAVGALYRQRKIVLEKGTIRLSDD; encoded by the coding sequence GTGGCTGAGATTGGCAAGACAAATCGTCTCAAGGTGGCTGAGAAGGCACCCTATGGGCTCTATCTCTCGGCAGGTGAGCTGGGTGAGATCCTGCTGCCGACGCGTTACTGTCCGAAAGATGCCGGAGTGGGTGATGAGGTGGATGCCTTTATCTACTACGACTCTGACGACACCCTGGTAGCGACAACGCAGAAGCCACCGGTTGAGGTCGGTGGGTTTGGCCTGGTGAAGTGTGTCTCGATTGCAGGTCCGGGGGCCTTTCTTGACTGGGGATTGCAGAAAGATCTTCTGGTGCCCTACAGCGAGCAACACAGGCCGCTGGAAGAGGGACGCAGTTATGTTGTCTACGCCTATCTCGATAGTCGTAGCCACCGCATCGTCGCCTCAACACGGCTCGATCGCTACCTCGATAACACACCGGCTGACTACAAGGTGGGTGAAGAGGTCGATCTGCTGCTCTGTGAACAGACCGATTTAGGGTTTAAGGCGATAATCAATAGCGCACATTGGGGCGTGATTTTCGCCGATGAGATCTACCAGAAGCTACGCTACGGCCTGCGCGTGAAAGGTTATATCAAGCAGGTTAGAGATGATGGCAAGATCAATCTCTCACTGCAGAAGGTTGGTTATAAGCGGGTTGACGATCTCTCTGAGCGCATCCTTACGATGCTCAAGGCGGAGGGCGGCATGCTGGCGGTCAGTGACAAGAGCCCACCTGAAACGATCAACAAGCTGTTTGGTGTCAGCAAGAAGGCGTTCAAGATGGCTGTCGGCGCGCTCTATCGCCAGCGTAAGATCGTATTGGAGAAGGGGACTATCAGGCTCAGTGACGACTAG
- a CDS encoding methyltransferase, which yields MEEQANFPQASVVLKRLPKRRRELLRAWDAADEYLLNHLNEQQLPVAGSRVAIVNDSFGALAVTLAEYAPTAISDSWLSQAATRMNLQENGLADSAVTLLSALDELQGEFDLVLIKVPKTLALLEHQLIELAPHLTPTSQLIFAGMVKLLPSSVWKLIERLVGPTTTSLAKKKAKLIIAQPDGSLKMPENPYPHCYTLEGSDYRICNHANVFSRDSLDIGTRFFLQHLPQMPEAKEIVDLGCGNGVVGLIAAEKNPQASIHFVDESFMAVASAQQNFETAFGDSRSAQFSVGDGLEEFAVESVDLILCNPPFHQQQAVGDQIAMSMFRESKRVLRRGGELWVIGNRHLGYHTTLKRLFGRVQNIESNEKFVILRVLQS from the coding sequence ATAGAAGAGCAGGCAAATTTCCCACAGGCTAGTGTCGTACTGAAACGACTACCGAAGCGCAGACGCGAACTTTTACGCGCCTGGGATGCGGCCGATGAGTATCTTCTCAACCATCTTAATGAGCAGCAATTGCCGGTTGCGGGATCTCGTGTCGCCATCGTTAATGACAGCTTTGGTGCGCTGGCGGTAACGCTAGCTGAATATGCTCCGACGGCGATCAGTGATTCATGGCTATCGCAGGCAGCAACTCGAATGAATCTGCAGGAAAATGGTCTAGCAGACAGTGCCGTAACGTTGTTGAGTGCACTCGATGAACTGCAGGGTGAGTTCGATCTGGTGTTGATCAAGGTGCCAAAGACGTTGGCACTGCTGGAGCATCAGCTGATTGAGCTGGCACCCCACCTGACACCTACGAGTCAGCTGATCTTCGCCGGTATGGTCAAGTTGTTACCCAGCTCGGTCTGGAAGCTGATCGAGCGTTTGGTAGGACCAACCACCACATCGCTGGCCAAGAAGAAGGCGAAGCTGATCATTGCCCAGCCTGATGGTTCGTTAAAGATGCCTGAGAACCCCTATCCACACTGCTACACCCTGGAGGGGAGTGACTATCGGATATGTAATCACGCCAACGTCTTCTCACGCGACTCACTCGATATTGGCACCCGCTTTTTTCTGCAGCATTTGCCGCAGATGCCAGAAGCGAAAGAGATCGTCGATCTCGGTTGTGGTAACGGTGTGGTCGGACTGATCGCTGCAGAGAAAAATCCACAGGCATCGATCCACTTTGTCGATGAGTCGTTTATGGCGGTCGCCTCTGCGCAGCAGAATTTTGAAACTGCCTTTGGTGATTCAAGATCGGCCCAATTTTCCGTGGGTGATGGATTGGAAGAGTTTGCAGTGGAATCGGTTGATTTGATTCTTTGCAATCCCCCTTTCCACCAGCAGCAGGCGGTCGGTGATCAGATCGCCATGAGTATGTTCAGGGAGTCAAAGCGAGTACTGCGCAGAGGCGGTGAGCTGTGGGTAATCGGTAATCGTCATCTCGGCTATCACACCACGCTAAAGCGGCTGTTTGGCCGCGTGCAAAATATCGAGTCGAACGAGAAATTTGTTATTTTGCGTGTGCTTCAATCTTGA
- a CDS encoding SLC13 family permease translates to MNALADEEQTKARPTKTNLKQWIAAAIFALIAIGLAQVVPTIEIAWVCAVLMLTIYLFAFEVVGVDVAAASVMVLLGLTSLLAPLMGLQQGLVDTNNLFNGFASNAVMSIIAVMIIGAGLDKTGIMSKVAGFILKVGGTTEGRIIPIISSTVGFISSFMQNVGAAALFLPVVSRISARSGLPMSRLLMPMGFTAILGGTVTMVGSSPLILLNDLILTSNQALPDAQQMETFGLFSVTPIGLALVATGIIYFVIAGRFVLPTSKGDEDVTSGQQTMDYFDQLYGVEYGVYEVLVPADSRLIGMSLDEIEGTCKVRIVAIEKGDGLRFGAQSVDRSTGIDAGTVLGVLGDNTNLENFVEKSKVDVKPELDIFADALVPNKSGIAEVVIPPGSNLIGKSARDVWMRKSYGLSLMAIHRGGETITREGGGVRDTPFQAGDALVVHTTWADLAHLENDRNFVVVTTEYPHEEVRPHKLGFAGLFFGIALCLVLFTDLRLSVALLTGAIGMVLTKVLSIEEAYEAVSWKTVFLLASLIPLGLAVETTGTAKWIAEQVLAVVGDQPIWVIQAAVAVLATFFTLVMSNVGATVLLVPLAVNIALGVGANPAVFALTVAIATSNSFLIPTHQVNALIMGPGGYRVPDFMKAGGIMTVLFLIVMMIMMNIIF, encoded by the coding sequence ATGAATGCCCTTGCCGATGAAGAGCAGACCAAGGCCCGCCCGACCAAGACCAATCTCAAGCAGTGGATCGCTGCCGCGATCTTCGCTCTGATCGCAATCGGCCTCGCCCAGGTGGTTCCTACCATCGAGATCGCCTGGGTCTGTGCGGTACTGATGCTGACTATCTACCTGTTCGCCTTTGAAGTAGTCGGTGTCGATGTCGCCGCCGCCTCGGTGATGGTGCTGCTTGGTCTCACCTCGCTGCTCGCCCCACTCATGGGGCTGCAGCAGGGGCTGGTCGATACCAACAACCTCTTCAACGGCTTCGCCTCTAACGCAGTGATGTCGATCATCGCGGTGATGATCATCGGTGCCGGGCTCGACAAGACCGGCATCATGAGCAAGGTCGCCGGCTTCATCCTCAAGGTCGGTGGCACCACCGAGGGGCGCATCATCCCGATCATCTCCAGCACCGTCGGCTTCATCTCCTCGTTCATGCAGAACGTCGGTGCTGCTGCACTGTTCCTGCCGGTCGTCTCGCGCATCTCGGCCCGCTCTGGCCTGCCGATGTCACGTCTGCTGATGCCGATGGGCTTCACTGCCATTCTCGGCGGCACTGTCACCATGGTCGGCTCAAGCCCACTGATTCTGCTCAATGACCTGATACTCACCTCCAACCAGGCGCTGCCCGATGCGCAGCAGATGGAGACCTTCGGCCTCTTCTCGGTCACCCCGATCGGTCTGGCACTGGTCGCCACCGGTATCATCTACTTCGTCATTGCCGGTCGCTTCGTGCTGCCAACCAGTAAAGGTGATGAGGATGTCACCTCGGGCCAACAGACGATGGACTACTTTGACCAGCTCTATGGGGTTGAGTACGGCGTCTACGAAGTACTGGTGCCCGCCGACAGCCGCCTGATCGGCATGAGCCTTGATGAGATCGAGGGAACCTGCAAGGTTCGCATCGTCGCAATAGAGAAGGGAGATGGCCTTCGCTTCGGCGCGCAGAGCGTCGACCGCTCCACCGGCATCGATGCCGGTACCGTGCTTGGCGTGCTCGGTGACAACACCAATCTCGAAAATTTCGTCGAGAAGTCCAAGGTCGATGTAAAGCCCGAGCTCGACATTTTTGCCGATGCCCTGGTGCCGAATAAATCGGGTATCGCCGAGGTAGTTATCCCGCCCGGTTCGAACCTGATCGGCAAGAGCGCGCGCGATGTCTGGATGCGCAAGAGCTACGGCCTTTCGCTGATGGCAATCCACCGCGGCGGTGAGACGATCACCCGAGAGGGTGGCGGCGTACGTGATACCCCGTTCCAGGCCGGTGATGCCCTGGTGGTACACACCACCTGGGCCGATCTCGCCCACCTCGAGAACGATCGTAACTTCGTTGTTGTCACCACCGAGTATCCGCACGAGGAGGTTCGCCCCCACAAGCTCGGCTTCGCCGGTCTCTTCTTCGGCATCGCCCTCTGCCTGGTTCTCTTCACCGACCTGCGCCTCTCGGTTGCACTGCTGACCGGTGCGATCGGCATGGTACTGACCAAGGTATTGAGCATTGAAGAGGCCTATGAGGCAGTCAGCTGGAAGACCGTCTTTCTACTTGCATCTCTAATCCCGCTCGGCCTCGCGGTTGAAACCACCGGCACCGCCAAGTGGATTGCTGAGCAGGTACTCGCCGTTGTCGGTGATCAACCGATCTGGGTCATCCAGGCCGCTGTTGCCGTACTCGCCACCTTCTTCACCCTGGTGATGTCAAATGTCGGCGCGACCGTGCTGCTGGTACCACTGGCGGTTAACATCGCACTCGGTGTCGGTGCCAACCCAGCGGTGTTTGCACTCACCGTTGCTATCGCAACCTCCAACTCCTTCCTGATCCCGACCCACCAGGTCAACGCCCTGATCATGGGCCCTGGCGGTTATCGCGTGCCTGACTTCATGAAGGCGGGCGGCATTATGACCGTGCTGTTCCTGATCGTGATGATGATCATGATGAACATCATCTTCTAA
- a CDS encoding PilZ domain-containing protein, whose amino-acid sequence MENRRRYQRIALSLSAEAINASGMCRRVDLIELSQQGLALLCDQAAIDHLEALDPVSGRARFPVEIELRFTLTYQGETKTFNYRCRMVHKQRRSQNEYRCGFLLLETGEEESELLTAFLEHSIDEG is encoded by the coding sequence ATGGAGAACAGGCGACGATATCAGCGAATCGCGCTCTCACTGAGCGCCGAGGCGATCAACGCCTCGGGTATGTGCAGACGTGTCGATTTGATCGAGCTATCGCAACAGGGGCTTGCACTGCTGTGCGATCAGGCCGCTATCGACCACCTTGAGGCTCTCGATCCAGTTAGTGGGCGAGCGCGCTTCCCGGTCGAGATCGAGCTCCGTTTCACACTCACGTATCAGGGCGAGACGAAGACATTCAACTACCGCTGTCGCATGGTGCACAAACAGCGCCGTTCGCAGAATGAGTACCGTTGCGGTTTCCTATTGCTAGAGACTGGCGAGGAAGAGAGTGAGTTGTTGACCGCTTTTCTGGAGCACTCGATTGATGAGGGTTAA